In Acidobacteriota bacterium, the following are encoded in one genomic region:
- a CDS encoding NADPH:quinone oxidoreductase family protein produces MRAVQLHGFEGIKSLKLVDIGKPQPGEGEVLIAVKAAGMNYAEVEQIHGKYPTFGKEVPFVMGFEAAGVVVDTGAGVTQFKAGDPVAALVSSGGYAEFAIAPAQAVIPLPTAITFPEATTIPIQGMTAYTILKYLVMPVAHESLLIQAAAGGVGLYLVQIAKLFGIKNVIALASSDEKLELVKTLGADVVINYSKPAWAEKVRQSTQGQGVDVVLQMSSDKVGEESFKLTAPGGRIVLFGAKNYHDSISTEQVRQLIWQNQSLVGFAYPALPPERIAESLPDFLKLIEEKKVKIFANQVFPFSQAPQAFEALSSRQTIGKVVLTPES; encoded by the coding sequence ATGAGAGCAGTTCAATTACACGGATTTGAAGGCATAAAAAGTTTAAAACTGGTGGACATCGGCAAACCTCAGCCGGGTGAGGGAGAAGTCTTGATTGCAGTGAAGGCGGCTGGAATGAACTACGCTGAAGTCGAACAAATTCATGGCAAGTATCCGACTTTTGGCAAAGAGGTTCCTTTTGTCATGGGGTTTGAAGCGGCGGGGGTTGTGGTCGATACCGGAGCAGGGGTCACGCAGTTCAAAGCCGGTGACCCGGTAGCGGCGCTGGTTTCAAGCGGCGGCTATGCGGAGTTTGCTATCGCTCCGGCGCAAGCGGTGATTCCCTTGCCAACCGCAATCACCTTCCCCGAAGCAACCACCATTCCGATTCAAGGAATGACCGCTTATACCATTCTGAAATATCTGGTGATGCCGGTCGCTCACGAAAGTCTGCTCATTCAAGCCGCAGCCGGTGGCGTGGGACTTTATTTGGTTCAAATCGCCAAACTCTTCGGCATTAAAAACGTCATCGCGCTGGCTAGTTCTGATGAAAAACTTGAATTGGTGAAAACCCTCGGTGCGGATGTTGTCATCAACTATTCCAAACCCGCATGGGCGGAAAAAGTACGCCAGTCCACTCAAGGTCAGGGGGTAGATGTCGTGCTGCAAATGTCATCGGATAAGGTTGGCGAAGAGAGTTTCAAGCTCACGGCTCCCGGCGGGAGAATCGTTCTCTTTGGCGCAAAAAACTATCATGATTCAATCAGCACCGAGCAAGTCCGCCAACTCATCTGGCAAAATCAATCGTTGGTTGGTTTTGCTTATCCGGCTCTGCCACCTGAGCGCATAGCAGAAAGCCTGCCGGACTTTTTGAAACTCATCGAAGAAAAGAAGGTGAAAATTTTTGCCAATCAGGTTTTCCCATTCTCGCAAGCGCCACAAGCATTTGAAGCATTGAGCAGTCGCCAGACAATTGGCAAAGTGGTTCTCACACCGGAGAGTTAG
- a CDS encoding alpha/beta hydrolase: MKRELIINPWRYTWMMLTLFVSLLLVTKTGSAQPVRTSLTQRPVTYNTLKIDNLEIFYREAGDANKPTILLLHGFPTSSHMFRNLIPLLADNYHVVAPDYPGFGYSSAPDVNEFEYTFDNLAKVIEQFTLAKGLKKYSLYVQDYGAPVGYRLAAKYPDRVQALIVQNGNAYAEGLPKNFWNPLQNYWENPSAENANKLRGFLQLEATKWQYTHGTRNPNRISPDTWTFDQALLDRSGNQDIQLKLFFDYRSNPPLYAQWQDYFRKAQPPTLIVWGKNDQTFSVEGAEAYKRDLKNIEFHLLDTGHFALEEEGEHIAQLIQSFLAKQKIR, from the coding sequence ATGAAACGCGAATTAATTATTAACCCCTGGCGTTACACCTGGATGATGCTCACGCTGTTTGTAAGTTTGCTGTTGGTAACCAAAACCGGCAGCGCACAACCTGTGCGGACATCACTGACGCAGCGACCAGTAACCTACAACACTTTGAAAATTGACAATCTGGAAATTTTTTACCGCGAAGCGGGTGATGCCAACAAGCCAACTATTCTTTTACTGCATGGCTTTCCCACTTCATCACATATGTTTCGTAACCTGATTCCGCTGCTTGCTGACAACTATCACGTTGTCGCGCCGGATTATCCGGGGTTTGGTTACAGTTCTGCGCCGGATGTCAACGAATTTGAATACACATTCGATAATTTGGCGAAAGTCATTGAACAATTTACTCTCGCCAAAGGGTTGAAAAAATACAGCCTCTATGTGCAGGACTACGGTGCGCCTGTCGGTTATCGTCTGGCGGCAAAATATCCTGACCGCGTGCAGGCGTTGATTGTGCAAAACGGCAACGCTTATGCAGAAGGCTTGCCGAAAAACTTTTGGAATCCGCTACAAAACTATTGGGAAAATCCGAGCGCAGAAAACGCCAATAAACTACGGGGATTTTTGCAATTGGAGGCGACCAAATGGCAGTACACCCACGGCACACGTAACCCGAATCGCATCTCCCCGGACACCTGGACATTTGATCAGGCATTGCTGGATCGTTCGGGCAACCAGGACATTCAACTCAAATTGTTTTTTGATTATCGCTCGAACCCGCCATTGTATGCACAGTGGCAGGACTATTTTCGCAAAGCCCAACCGCCAACCCTGATTGTGTGGGGTAAAAACGATCAGACATTTTCGGTAGAAGGCGCAGAAGCATACAAACGCGATTTGAAAAACATCGAGTTTCATTTGCTCGACACCGGACATTTCGCGCTTGAAGAAGAAGGCGAGCACATCGCTCAACTGATTCAAAGCTTTTTGGCGAAACAAAAGATTCGATAA
- a CDS encoding carboxymuconolactone decarboxylase family protein, with protein sequence MSRVQAIDYEQATGKTRALLDAVKTKLGITPNLMKTMAQSPAVLEAYLNFSGALNGGKLNPRLREQIALITAEINGCDYCASAHTAIGKSIGLSAEAILAARQGNAPDAKSDAALKFARAIIVNRGEVSDADFQTVKAAGFDEGEVAEIIANVALNIFTNYFNEIAKTEIDFPRVQIGITA encoded by the coding sequence ATGAGTAGAGTTCAAGCTATTGACTACGAACAAGCGACAGGAAAAACCCGAGCGTTGCTTGATGCCGTCAAAACCAAACTCGGCATTACGCCGAACCTGATGAAGACGATGGCACAATCGCCTGCGGTTTTGGAAGCCTATCTGAATTTTAGCGGCGCGCTCAACGGTGGGAAGTTGAACCCCAGGTTGCGCGAACAGATCGCCCTCATCACGGCGGAGATCAATGGTTGCGATTATTGCGCTTCGGCTCACACGGCAATCGGCAAAAGCATCGGTTTGTCTGCCGAAGCGATTCTTGCAGCACGCCAAGGAAACGCCCCCGACGCAAAGTCCGATGCGGCGCTGAAGTTCGCCCGCGCCATTATTGTAAATCGTGGCGAAGTTTCGGATGCCGATTTCCAAACCGTGAAAGCCGCGGGGTTTGATGAAGGGGAAGTCGCAGAAATCATTGCCAATGTTGCGCTCAACATCTTCACCAACTATTTCAATGAAATCGCCAAAACCGAGATTGATTTTCCACGTGTTCAAATCGGAATAACCGCATAA
- a CDS encoding PDZ domain-containing protein: MTKRIFLLLTTLLGLCAFTSAQEKPLLPQKPTVNKTQVVFAYAGDLWIVARDGGEAKRLTTGEGVETDPLFSPDGNTIAFTGEYDGNVDIYTIPASGGIPKRLTYHPGPESVRGWTPDGKQILFESNQNSYNPTPRLFTIPVEGGYPTEVPLPMGVSGSYSPDGTRLAYVPTVQWQAAWKKYRGGQTTPIWIARLADSSIEKLPRDNSNDSDPMWIGNKIYFLSDRNGAVTLFSYDIASKKVNQVIQNSGLDIKSASAGAGAIVYEQFGSLNLLDVDSGKSKKINITLNGDLPGVRPKYVKVGRNVQSATLSATGVRAVFEVRGEIITVPAEKGNPRNLTNTTGIAERDPAWSPDGKWIAYFSDAAGEYALHLSNQSGMGEVKKINLGNPPSFFYSPLWSPDSKKIAYTDKRLNLWYVDIEKGNPVKVDTNTYENPWRVLDPNWSHDSKWITYTKQLDNHLGAVFVYSLDDNKSTQITDGLSDARYANFDKSGKYIYFTASTNAGPTSGWLDMSSFPHQVTRSAYLIVLKKDLPSPLAPQSDEEKVEEEKKADNKKPDAPAAGGAANAAGQKKEAEPVKIDFDNIGQRILALAIPAKPYVGLRVGKAGFVYLLESTGGLGGLFGGGLVTLHKYDLEKRKLDKVLENITAFDISANGEKILFRLGPAWFIAATATPIQPGQGMVNLADVEVYVDPKAEWQQMYTEVWRIQRDFIYDPNTHGLNIKAAEALYKPFLNAVAHRADLNYLFTEMLGTTVLGHTFINGGDLPNPRRTQTGLLGADYKIENGRYRFARVYNGENWNPQFRAPLTQPGVNVTAGEYLISVNGRNLTASDNIFAFFEETAGKQVVIKVGANPDGSNAREVTVVPIANDASLRYLAWIEDNRRKVDQLSGGKLAYVHLPDTSLGGYTNFNRYYFAQINKDGAVVDERFNGGGTAADYIIDYMRRPLMNYWATREGKDFTTPVASIYGPKAMIINEFAGSGGDLMPWLFKNAGVGPLVGKRTWGGLVGIYDYPTLMDGGSVTAPRVAFYNLKGEWDVENHGTDPDVEVEFDPALWRQGRDPQLEKAVEVVMDLLKKNPLPKHKKPVYPNYYNNTRPAASGNK, encoded by the coding sequence ATGACCAAAAGAATTTTTTTGCTGCTGACAACACTTCTTGGGTTATGCGCATTTACAAGTGCACAAGAAAAACCGTTACTTCCGCAAAAGCCCACCGTCAATAAAACCCAGGTGGTCTTCGCGTATGCAGGTGATTTATGGATTGTGGCGCGCGATGGCGGTGAAGCCAAACGCCTGACTACTGGCGAAGGGGTTGAAACCGATCCGTTATTTTCACCCGATGGCAACACCATCGCGTTTACCGGTGAATATGATGGCAACGTCGATATTTACACGATTCCGGCATCAGGCGGAATCCCCAAACGTTTGACCTATCATCCGGGTCCGGAATCAGTTCGCGGTTGGACACCGGATGGCAAACAGATTCTTTTCGAGTCAAATCAAAACAGCTACAATCCGACGCCGCGTTTATTTACGATTCCTGTAGAAGGCGGCTATCCAACCGAAGTTCCACTACCGATGGGCGTATCGGGTTCATATTCACCGGATGGAACCCGGCTGGCTTATGTGCCGACCGTTCAGTGGCAGGCTGCCTGGAAAAAATATCGTGGCGGACAAACCACCCCGATTTGGATTGCGCGACTTGCCGATTCAAGTATCGAAAAATTGCCGCGCGACAATTCCAACGATTCCGACCCGATGTGGATTGGCAATAAAATCTATTTCCTCTCTGACCGTAATGGCGCGGTCACCCTCTTTTCTTATGACATCGCTTCAAAGAAAGTAAATCAGGTCATACAAAATTCCGGTCTCGACATCAAATCGGCATCGGCTGGCGCAGGCGCAATTGTTTATGAACAATTCGGCTCTTTGAACCTTTTGGATGTGGATTCGGGAAAATCGAAAAAAATCAATATCACCTTAAATGGTGATTTGCCGGGTGTGCGTCCCAAATATGTCAAGGTTGGGCGCAACGTTCAATCGGCGACGCTTTCCGCCACAGGAGTTCGCGCGGTATTTGAAGTGCGCGGCGAAATCATCACCGTACCGGCTGAAAAAGGCAACCCGCGTAATTTAACCAACACCACAGGCATTGCCGAACGCGACCCGGCATGGTCGCCGGATGGAAAATGGATTGCTTATTTTTCGGATGCAGCGGGCGAATATGCGCTGCATCTCAGCAATCAATCAGGGATGGGCGAAGTGAAAAAAATCAATCTCGGCAATCCCCCTTCATTTTTCTATTCACCGCTGTGGTCGCCCGACAGCAAAAAAATTGCTTATACGGATAAGCGATTGAACCTCTGGTATGTCGATATTGAAAAAGGCAATCCGGTTAAAGTCGATACGAATACCTATGAAAACCCCTGGCGGGTGTTAGACCCGAATTGGTCGCACGACAGCAAATGGATTACCTATACCAAACAACTCGATAATCATCTCGGCGCGGTGTTCGTTTATTCATTGGATGACAACAAGAGCACGCAGATTACCGATGGATTAAGCGATGCGCGATACGCGAATTTCGATAAGAGCGGCAAATATATCTACTTTACCGCAAGCACCAATGCCGGTCCCACTTCAGGTTGGTTGGATATGTCGAGCTTTCCTCATCAGGTGACGCGCAGCGCCTATTTAATCGTCTTGAAAAAAGATTTGCCTTCGCCGCTTGCGCCACAAAGCGATGAAGAAAAAGTTGAAGAAGAGAAGAAAGCCGATAATAAAAAACCGGACGCTCCAGCGGCAGGCGGCGCTGCAAATGCCGCAGGACAGAAAAAAGAAGCCGAACCGGTAAAAATTGATTTCGATAATATCGGTCAACGCATACTGGCGTTAGCGATTCCTGCAAAACCTTATGTCGGATTGCGTGTCGGAAAAGCAGGTTTTGTTTATCTATTGGAATCCACCGGCGGGCTTGGCGGATTGTTTGGCGGCGGACTCGTCACCCTGCACAAATATGATTTGGAAAAACGCAAACTCGATAAGGTTTTGGAAAACATCACGGCTTTCGATATTTCGGCAAATGGCGAAAAAATTCTCTTTCGGTTAGGACCCGCCTGGTTTATCGCCGCAACCGCAACCCCGATTCAACCCGGACAAGGCATGGTGAATTTGGCAGATGTTGAAGTCTATGTTGACCCCAAAGCCGAGTGGCAACAGATGTATACGGAGGTGTGGCGGATTCAACGCGATTTCATCTATGACCCCAACACGCATGGATTGAATATCAAAGCTGCCGAAGCGTTGTATAAACCATTTCTGAATGCAGTAGCACATCGGGCGGATTTGAATTATTTGTTTACCGAGATGTTGGGAACCACAGTGCTTGGTCACACCTTTATTAATGGGGGTGATCTTCCAAACCCAAGACGGACGCAAACCGGCTTACTCGGTGCAGATTATAAAATCGAGAACGGTCGGTATCGTTTTGCGCGGGTCTATAACGGCGAAAACTGGAATCCACAATTTCGCGCGCCGCTTACGCAACCCGGCGTCAACGTCACTGCCGGTGAATATTTAATTTCGGTTAATGGTCGCAACCTGACGGCAAGCGATAATATATTCGCCTTCTTTGAAGAGACCGCTGGTAAACAGGTAGTCATAAAAGTCGGCGCTAATCCGGATGGTTCAAATGCCCGCGAAGTGACAGTCGTACCGATTGCCAATGATGCGAGTTTGCGTTACCTCGCGTGGATAGAAGACAATCGTCGCAAAGTCGATCAACTGAGTGGTGGAAAACTCGCTTATGTTCATTTGCCCGATACTTCTCTTGGCGGGTACACCAATTTCAACCGGTATTATTTCGCGCAAATCAATAAGGATGGTGCGGTAGTGGATGAGCGGTTTAATGGCGGAGGCACCGCAGCGGATTACATCATCGATTACATGCGAAGACCTCTGATGAATTACTGGGCAACTCGTGAAGGCAAAGATTTCACTACGCCGGTGGCGTCGATTTATGGACCGAAGGCGATGATCATTAATGAATTCGCGGGTTCAGGCGGCGATTTGATGCCGTGGTTATTTAAAAATGCCGGAGTCGGTCCCCTGGTCGGCAAACGCACCTGGGGCGGATTGGTTGGCATTTACGATTACCCGACCTTGATGGATGGCGGCAGCGTTACCGCGCCGCGTGTCGCTTTCTATAATTTAAAAGGCGAGTGGGATGTCGAAAATCACGGCACCGACCCGGATGTTGAAGTTGAATTCGACCCGGCATTGTGGCGTCAGGGACGCGACCCGCAACTCGAAAAAGCGGTTGAAGTGGTAATGGATTTGCTGAAGAAAAATCCTTTGCCGAAACATAAAAAACCGGTCTATCCGAATTATTACAACAACACACGTCCGGCGGCTTCCGGCAATAAGTAA
- a CDS encoding glucose 1-dehydrogenase, with protein MKRFNGKTVVITGGNSGIGLATAKAFAAEGAKVVISGRDAQTLNKAAQEIGGETLSVKADVTSVSDLEKLFTETQKRFGKIDALFVNAGIAKFASLAETNESVFDELVATNFKGAYFTIQKALPLFKDNAAIVINTTVAHQLGLPATSVYAATKAALRSLARSLSAELIERGIRVNAVAPGPIETPIYGRLGLPQEAVQELAAGILSRVPMKRFGTPEDVANAVLFLASEDSAYVAGVEVGVDGGMGQL; from the coding sequence ATGAAGAGATTCAATGGAAAAACAGTTGTGATTACCGGCGGCAACAGTGGCATCGGTTTAGCAACCGCCAAAGCCTTCGCCGCTGAAGGAGCGAAGGTCGTCATTTCAGGACGCGATGCACAAACTTTGAATAAAGCCGCGCAAGAAATTGGTGGGGAGACGCTCTCAGTCAAAGCGGATGTTACCAGTGTGAGCGATTTGGAAAAATTGTTCACTGAAACGCAAAAGCGATTCGGGAAGATTGATGCGCTATTTGTCAATGCCGGAATCGCCAAATTCGCGTCGCTTGCTGAGACCAACGAAAGCGTGTTTGATGAATTGGTCGCCACCAATTTCAAAGGCGCGTATTTCACTATTCAAAAAGCTCTACCACTGTTTAAGGACAATGCGGCAATCGTCATCAATACCACGGTCGCGCATCAACTCGGACTGCCGGCTACGAGCGTTTATGCTGCGACCAAAGCGGCTTTGCGTTCATTGGCACGTTCGCTCTCGGCAGAGTTAATCGAACGCGGCATTCGCGTCAACGCGGTGGCGCCGGGACCGATTGAAACGCCGATTTATGGTCGGCTGGGGTTGCCGCAGGAAGCTGTACAGGAACTGGCGGCGGGCATCCTGAGCCGCGTGCCTATGAAACGCTTCGGCACACCCGAAGACGTTGCCAACGCGGTTTTGTTCCTCGCATCAGAGGATTCGGCTTACGTTGCAGGCGTAGAGGTTGGGGTTGACGGCGGCATGGGGCAACTCTGA
- a CDS encoding D-aminoacylase — protein MHNGLITRFQRFFVTALSAMLPLTGLAQKRTAQSFEVIIKGGMVYDGTGRAPVRADVGINGDKIAAIGKLNSSQAKTVVDATGMAVAPGFINMLSWSVDSLIVDGRSMGEIKQGVTTQIFGEGGSMGPLNEEMRKRALESMGDIKYDIPWTTLSEYLLYLEKRGVSQNVASFIGATTIREYVIGLEDKQATPEQLQQMRELVRKEMEAGALGIGSSLIYPPAFYASTEELIEMCKVAAKYQGKYISHMRSEGNRLIEAVEELIRIAREAKIPAEIYHLKAAGKQNWDKMDKVIAMVNAARKSGLKITADMYTYPAGATGLDASMPPWTQDGGYEALFKRLRDPETRKKIAKEIVTPSDKWENLYLSAGSPDRILLVEFKSEKLKKYTGKTLAEVARLRGQSPEEAIMDLVLEDGSRVGTVYFMMDEANIQKQIKLPWVSFGSDAGSMAPEAPFIKSSTHPRAYGNFARLLGKYVRDGKVITLPEAIRRLTGLPATNLGLDRRGFLKVGMYADVVVFDPATIADKATFENPHQYAVGVRQVFVNGAQVLKDGEHTGQKPGRAIWGPGKVNRR, from the coding sequence ATGCACAATGGGCTGATAACCAGGTTTCAGCGGTTTTTCGTAACCGCTTTGAGTGCCATGTTGCCGTTGACCGGTTTGGCACAGAAGCGAACAGCACAGAGCTTTGAGGTGATTATCAAAGGCGGGATGGTTTATGACGGAACCGGTCGCGCGCCGGTTCGCGCCGATGTCGGTATCAACGGCGATAAAATTGCCGCTATTGGAAAACTCAATTCATCGCAAGCAAAAACCGTAGTGGATGCAACCGGGATGGCAGTCGCGCCCGGTTTTATCAATATGCTTTCCTGGTCGGTTGATTCTCTAATCGTTGATGGTCGTTCGATGGGGGAGATTAAGCAGGGCGTCACCACGCAGATTTTCGGCGAAGGGGGTTCGATGGGTCCATTGAATGAAGAGATGCGAAAGCGCGCCCTCGAATCAATGGGCGATATTAAATATGACATTCCCTGGACGACGCTTTCCGAATACCTGCTCTATCTTGAAAAACGCGGTGTGTCGCAAAATGTCGCTTCGTTTATTGGCGCCACCACCATTCGTGAATATGTGATTGGACTTGAAGATAAACAAGCCACGCCTGAACAGTTGCAGCAGATGCGCGAACTGGTGCGCAAAGAGATGGAAGCCGGGGCGCTGGGCATTGGCTCATCTTTGATTTATCCACCGGCGTTTTATGCTTCAACCGAAGAATTAATCGAAATGTGCAAGGTAGCTGCGAAATACCAGGGCAAATACATTTCCCATATGCGCAGCGAGGGCAACCGCTTGATTGAAGCCGTCGAGGAATTAATTCGCATCGCCCGTGAAGCCAAAATCCCGGCTGAGATTTATCATCTCAAAGCCGCGGGCAAACAGAACTGGGACAAAATGGATAAGGTAATTGCGATGGTCAACGCTGCCCGCAAAAGCGGATTGAAGATTACCGCCGATATGTACACCTATCCGGCGGGCGCTACCGGACTTGATGCCTCAATGCCACCGTGGACACAGGATGGCGGTTATGAAGCGTTGTTTAAAAGATTGCGTGACCCGGAAACCCGAAAAAAGATTGCCAAAGAAATCGTGACGCCTTCCGACAAATGGGAAAACCTTTATTTGAGCGCCGGTTCGCCCGATAGAATTTTGCTGGTGGAATTTAAATCGGAAAAACTTAAAAAATACACCGGGAAAACCCTGGCTGAAGTGGCGCGCTTGCGTGGTCAATCACCCGAAGAAGCCATTATGGATTTGGTGCTCGAAGATGGCTCGCGCGTTGGCACTGTCTATTTCATGATGGATGAAGCGAACATCCAAAAACAGATTAAACTGCCTTGGGTTTCTTTCGGTTCGGATGCCGGTTCGATGGCTCCCGAAGCGCCGTTTATCAAATCAAGCACCCACCCGCGCGCTTACGGAAATTTTGCGCGGCTTCTGGGGAAATATGTGCGTGACGGAAAGGTCATCACCTTACCGGAAGCGATTCGCCGGTTAACCGGGCTTCCGGCAACCAACCTCGGTTTAGACCGTCGCGGTTTTTTGAAAGTTGGAATGTACGCTGATGTGGTGGTATTTGATCCGGCGACGATTGCTGATAAAGCGACGTTTGAAAATCCGCATCAGTATGCGGTTGGGGTACGTCAGGTCTTCGTCAATGGCGCGCAGGTTTTAAAGGATGGCGAACATACCGGTCAGAAGCCCGGTCGCGCCATTTGGGGACCGGGAAAGGTCAATCGAAGGTGA
- a CDS encoding sigma 54-interacting transcriptional regulator, giving the protein MTTRVLVASITKSRYACEMMPAEGFFYEEEEEDRNTVDGLIGKSLVWRKVLQQLELVAASNTTVLITGESGTGKELVAKAIHAKSARRNRPIVKVNCAAIAPDLFESEFFGHTKGSFTGAHKDRMGRFGLADGGTIFLDEVGEIPLALQGKLLRVLQEGQYERVGEDHTRKVDVRVLAATNRELIKSVEAGAFRQDLFYRLSVFPIHIPPLRERLDDVPLLAEHFLQKMNWRDRCHDPLRLSEENLVALQNYHYPGNVRELENIIERARILSNCLLYKLDVQEILDAMLLSEQRKQLASSASEPSVARASSTRIMTYAEIKNLERDNLIAALQATNYKIYGASGAAELLGVKPTTLASRIKALQISLRPTAEQSADVD; this is encoded by the coding sequence GTGACTACACGAGTTCTCGTTGCCTCGATTACGAAATCTCGTTATGCTTGCGAAATGATGCCTGCCGAAGGATTTTTCTACGAAGAAGAGGAAGAGGATAGAAATACGGTCGATGGCTTGATTGGCAAAAGCCTCGTGTGGCGCAAAGTCCTACAGCAGCTTGAACTGGTTGCGGCGTCGAATACGACGGTTTTAATTACCGGCGAATCGGGAACCGGAAAGGAACTGGTAGCCAAAGCGATTCACGCCAAAAGCGCGCGGCGCAATCGCCCGATTGTGAAAGTGAATTGCGCCGCAATCGCCCCGGATTTATTCGAGTCGGAATTTTTCGGTCATACCAAAGGCTCGTTTACCGGAGCGCACAAAGATCGTATGGGTAGATTCGGACTTGCCGATGGCGGGACGATTTTTCTTGATGAAGTTGGTGAGATTCCGCTTGCTTTGCAGGGGAAACTTTTGCGCGTTTTGCAGGAAGGTCAATACGAGCGCGTCGGCGAAGATCACACGCGAAAGGTTGATGTGCGCGTACTTGCCGCCACCAATCGGGAGCTAATCAAATCTGTAGAGGCGGGTGCGTTCCGGCAGGATTTATTTTATCGTCTCAGTGTTTTTCCGATTCACATCCCGCCGTTGCGTGAACGATTGGACGATGTCCCGTTATTGGCTGAGCATTTTCTCCAAAAAATGAACTGGCGTGATCGATGTCACGACCCTTTGCGTCTCAGCGAGGAAAATCTTGTCGCCTTGCAAAACTATCATTATCCGGGAAACGTTCGCGAATTGGAGAATATCATTGAACGCGCCCGTATTCTGTCGAATTGTCTTTTGTACAAGCTTGATGTGCAGGAGATACTCGACGCCATGCTGCTTTCCGAACAGCGAAAACAGCTCGCTTCATCTGCCAGCGAACCATCGGTTGCCCGCGCGTCATCGACCAGAATCATGACCTATGCAGAGATCAAAAATCTGGAGCGCGACAATTTGATAGCGGCTTTGCAGGCGACGAACTACAAAATTTATGGTGCGAGCGGCGCGGCTGAATTGCTCGGCGTCAAGCCGACGACGCTGGCTTCGCGCATCAAGGCATTGCAAATCTCGCTTCGCCCAACGGCTGAACAATCGGCAGATGTTGATTGA